Part of the Sinorhizobium sp. BG8 genome, TATGCCCTGATCGCCGCCTTCGGCGCCTGGTTGCTCTATCGCAAGCTCCGGGGCGGTCCCAGAAAGGCCGCCGCCCTGAGCGCGCAGGTCAGCGCCACGTCTCACGAGCCGCACCACCACGATCATCACCACCACGGCCATGCAAATGACCACGGCCACCACCATGGGCCCGGCGAGATCTGCGCGACGTGCGGCCATGCCCACGCACCCGATCCGCAACTCCTGAAGGGTGAGCGCTTCAGGCTGAGGGAGGCATGGTCGGCAATCGTGGCCGTCGGTCTGCGTCCATGCTCGGGCGCGCTGATCGTGCTCACCTTCGCGCTGCTGAACGGGCTTTATCTCGGCGGAATTCTTTCGGTCTTCGCCATGTCGATCGGCACGGCCATCACCGTTTCGATCCTCGCCACGCTTGCCGTGACCGCCAAGAACGCGGCGATGCGCTATGCCGGCGACGGATCGGCGGCGCTGCGCCTCGGCAGTGCAATCGAGATCGTGGGGGCTTTGCTGGTCATGGTTCTCGGGCTCGTGCTCCTCGGCGCGTCGCTCCAGGCCTAGAGCAATTCCGCTTCTCTCGGGCTAGCGAGAGCGCTCAAACCCTTGTTTGACGCTGCTGCGGACACGAACCCGCTGCACGCCTCTTGAGGGGTAGACCTGCCGCAAATTGCGACGAGGCCGACCGTCGCGCTGACGGCAATCCGCAGAAATGGTGACTGAGACGGGCGAAATGCCTGCTACTTGTCGTGTCCGCGCTGGTAGCGTGCCCGCAGCCAGAACAGCAGGAAGAAAGCCAGCACGACCGCCGTGCCGAAGACGCCCGCGAGCCAGGGAGAAATCCCCCCGAGGGCAATCATCACCTTCGGAAGGAAGAAGAAGGCAAGCCCCGTCACGACCAGAATCACGGCGGCGGCGACGGCAGGCGACGTTCCCTTTCTTTCGGGCTCCACGCTCATGCCTTTTCCTTCAGGAGCTGAGCACGGATATCCTCCAGACGACGCTTCTGGCTTCCCGCCGCATCGAAGTTTTCCGGGTCGAGCCACAGTTCGAAAGCCCGGGCGACCACCGGCCATTCACCGTCGATGATCGAAAACCAGGCCGTGTCCCGGTTCTTGCGCTTGGACAGCATGTGTTGGCGGAAGACGCCCTCGTACTGGAAGCCGAGGCGGGCAGCCGTTCGCTTGCTCGGCTCGTTCTCGTCGTTGCATTTCCATTCGTAGCGACGATAGCCGAGGTCCTCGAAGGCATGCTTTGCCAGCAGATACTGCGCTTCGGTAGATAGAGGTGAACGCGCCATTGCCGGCCCGTGTGCTATACCGCCGATCTCGACGACGCCGTTTGCCGGATCCGGCCGCATGTAGTTGGCCATGCCGACGACCGTGCCGGTTGCGCGGTCGCGGAACACTTCGGTGACCCAGCCGCCCTTCTGCACGGCGCTCAGCCACGCATCGAAATCCTCGATGCCCTTGAAGTCGTCCTGGGTGAAATAGAGCAGCAGCGGGTTGATCGCCAGGCCGCCGAAGGCATCCCAGAGCGCCTGCAGGTGCGTCTCGCGATCGTATGGCTCGATACGAACATAACAGCCCTCCAGCGTTACCGGCGCGGGCGCCGGACGTGCAGTCCAATTTGCAAGATCAGCCATAAGTCACTCCCTGGTCCGCGACATCGCGCCGGCGGCATCAACGTGCTGCAGGCGGCGTTGCGGGTCGAGCCCGCAACGCATATTGCCATAATTCAGGGGATGCCCCGGCACAAATGGAAAGTGGTGATCGATCGATCACACGGCCGTGCCGGCCGGCGTCTTGGCGGCGGATACGGTCGCCTCGATATGGTCTACGAGCGCGTCCGCAAGCCCGAGCCTTCCCGCCAGCAGGTCGAGATAACCACGCTCCGCCCGGCTGTCAGGCTCGATTGTCAGCCGCGACGCTGTATAGAGCTCGACCTTCTGCTCCTCGCTTTTGGCGGCCGCAACGATCGCGTCCATGTCGATCGGATTGGCGAGCTCGCTATCGAGGAATGCCGTGGCGTCGTCGCCGAGGCCGGATACCTTGAGCTTGTCGATGATGCGTTCCCGCTCGGCCGCATCGATATGGCCGTCGGCGCGCGAGGCGGCGATCATGGCGCGCACCAGCACCAGTGCGAAATCGGCGGATACCGCTTCCGTCTCGAAGCCGGAATTGGTCGGAGGGGGAAGCAGTTCCGGGGTCGTCCCCGCGGCAGCGTCCTGCGGCGCCTGCCCTGCCTTGTAGGCCTGGTACGCCTTGTAGCCGAGGCCGGCGATTGCGGCCAGGCTGCCGAGCTTGAGAGCGCTGCCGGTCACCTGCCGGCCAGCGCCGGTGCCGAGCAGCACGCCGGCGATCGCGATCGAGGCGAGAGGGTTGTCCTTGGCGAGCTGGGTCACTTGCCCGGCCCTGTCCCGCACGGTCCCTCCCGCGCCAGGCACCTGCGATCCGAGGAACTGATCCAGCAATTTCTTCGCATCGAACATCTTGGCTCTCCGTTTCTTGTGCCGACTGCAACGGAAGATAGGATTGCCATATGCGAATTACAAACAGGCGAAAGCGCCGCATGCGCGGCGCGCTCGCTTGGGCCCGGCCTTGCTCAGCCCTTCAGTGCGAATGCTTCGGCGGCAAGCTTGGTGATTCCCGCCCAGTCACCCTTGACGATGAGCTCCTTCGGAGCGACCCACGAACCGCCGACGCAGACGATGTTCGGCAGCGAAAGATAGTCCTTCGCATTCGAAAGCGAGATGCCTCCGGTCGGGCAGAAGAGCGTGCCGGCAAGCGGCGATGCCAGAGACTTGAGGTAGGATGCGCCGCCCGCCTGCTCGGCCGGGAAGAACTTGAGAACCTCATAGCCCTCGTCGCGCAGTGCCATCACCTCGCTTGCAGTCGCCGCGCCGGGAAGCAGCGGAACCTCGAAATCCTCCGCCGCATCGAGAAGCGACGGTGTGGATCCGGGGCTGACGATGAACTGCGAACCTGCGGTGACCGCCTGCTCGAACTGGGCGGCGTTGAGGATCGTTCCCGCACCCGGAACGGCACCCTCGACCTCGTCGGCAACGGCGCGGATCGCGTCGAGTGCGGCCGGCGTGCGCAGCGTGATCTCGATCGCCTTGAGCCCGCCCGCCACCAGCGCGCGCGCAAGCGGAACCGCAGTTTTGGCATCCTCGATGATGAGGACCGGTACGACGGGCTGCAGCTTGAGGACGGAGAGGAGCTTTTCGTTTTTCTCGCGCATGGCATCGGCCCTTAAAACGATTGAATTTCCCGTGGAATATAGCGCTTGTCCGTTGATGTCGAGACAAAACCGCACGGTAGGGCTCAAACTTCATGCAAGCCCATACTGAGCGCTTGCCATCAGAGTGCTATAATGTAGTCTCGCTCGCACCTACGGTCCGCAACCATTCAGGGCGGAAAGCATGGCCAAGGAAATCGAAAGAAAATTTCTGGTTTCGGGAAGTCGCTGGCGCCAGACCGCCGATGCAGGCGTCAGGATTCGTCAGTCCTACATCATCACGACCGACGACCGGTCGGTGCGGGTTCGCACCTATGGCGACGGTCGGGCGCAGCTCACGATCAAGATCGGGCAATCCGCCCTGGTGCGCGACGAGTATGAATTCGACATCGATCCCGACGAGGCCAGGGACATGATGCGCCAGGCGATCGGGACGATCATCGAGAAGACCCGATACAAGGTACGCCATGGCTCCCACGTCTGGGAAATCGACGTCTACGGCGGCATCCACACGGGGCTGGTGATCGCCGAGGTGGAACTTGCGAGCATCCATGATGATCCGGACCTGCCGCCGTGGGTGGGCCGGGAAGTGACCGGCGAGAGCCGCTATTCCAACCAGGTGATGGCGCTCGGCCAGTCTGCGGGACTGACACATGCAGTTCATCTTCAGGCCTGACAAGCCGCTGGACAAGGAAATCCGCCGCATCGCCGGCGGCTATATCGAGAAGGCGATTACCACGCTCGAGGGCAGCCCACCCGGCGACGAAGAAGCCATCCATACGACGCGAAAGCAGTTCAAGCGCATGCGCGGCCTCTACCGCCTTGTGCAGTCAGCGGACAAGGAGTTCCGCGAGAAGGAGAATACGCGGATCGGGGAGGCCATGCGCGCCCTCGCCGCCGTCAGGGATGCGACGTCCCGCATCGAATGCGCCCGCCACCTCGCCGTCTCGGCATCGACCGCCGACGAGCACATGGCCATCATCCGCATCTGCGACCGCCTGGTGGAGTGGCGCAAGGAGCATGCCCCCAGCGGCGAGGAGATGGCGGCGCTGCAGGCCCGCACGATCGCCACCTGCCACGAAGCCAAGGCTGCCCTCGACACGTTCTCGGCGCCGGATTCGGCGCGGGCGACATCGCGGACCTTCGGCCGGGGATGGATGCGTACCAGCGACAGGGCCGCCAAGGCTATCGAGAACGCCAGGAATGGCGGCGATGCCGAAAGCTTCCACGCCTTGCGCAAGCGTGCGCAGGACCGGTGGATGCAGAGCGGCTTCCTGGCGGAGGCCTGGCCGTCCGCCTTCTTCGCGAGCTCGGCCAGGTCAAAGCGGCTCGTGCAGCTTCTCGGCGTCAATCAGGATATCGCTCTGCTCGGCAACTTCATCGATACGCATGCCGCCGATCTCGGCTCGTTCGGCGACGTCGCCCACCTTCTCTCGGTCATGATCGCGGAGAGCACCCGGATGCGAGCCGAGGCGCTTCCGCTTGCCGACGCCATCTTTGCCGGACGTCCCGAGCGGGAGGGCGAACGCGTCGAGCTCCTCTGGCGGTACGCCTGCAAGGTGCGCCGGTAGACAAAATGTCGCGAGCGCGCGCGGCAATTGCCTGAAAAGCCGCAAAGCTGTATTTGGCAGCCATGACCAGCGAACTCTCCATTCCCCGCCCCGAGGCCGACGGCCAGTTCCTTGTGGCCGCGCTCTATCACTTCGTCTCCGTGCCACGGTTCGCCGACCTGCGCGAACCGCTTCAGGCGCTGTGCGAGGAACACGGCGTGCGCGGCACGCTGCTGCTCGCCCACGAGGGCATCAACGGCACGATCGCCGGACCCGAAGAAGGCGTGCGAACCGTGCTTGCCTATCTGCGCGCGCAACCCGAATTCGCGTCGCTGCAGCACAAGGAGAGCCGTGCCTCCAAGATGCCGTTCCTGCGCATGAAGGCGCGGCTGAAGAAGGAAATCGTCACGATGGGCGTCGAGGACATCGACCCCAACAGGATCGTCGGCACCTATGTCGCGCCGAAGGACTGGAACGCCCTGATCTCCGATCCGGACACGATCGTCATCGACACGCGCAACGACTACGAGACCGCCATCGGCGTATTCCGCAACGCCGTCGATCCGAAGACCAAGACGTTCCGAGAATTTCCGGAATGGGTCCGGCAGAACGAGGGGCTGCACAACAAGCCCAAGATCGCCATGTACTGCACCGGCGGCATCCGCTGCGAGAAGGCGACCGCCTTCATGAAGCAGGAGGGTTTCGACGAGGTCTACCATCTCGAGGGCGGCATTCTGAAGTATCTCGAGGAAGTCCCCGCGGACGAGAGCCTCTGGGAAGGTGCCTGCTTTGTATTCGACGAACGCGTCTCCGTGACCCACGGACTGAAGGAAGGCGAACACAAGCTGTGCAGGGCCTGCCGGCATCCGCTGACCGCCGAGGAGATCGCGTCCCCGGTCTACGAGGCGGGCGTCTCGTGCCCCCATTGCCACACGGAACGAAGCGATGACGACCGCCTCCGCTTCCGCCAGCGGCAGAAGCAGATGGATCTCGCCCGCAAGCGCGGACAGAAACACCTCGGCAAGTAAGGCGGATCACCCGGAAGTGCTCGGCGGTTCCCGATTGCGGGATGCGCAAGAACAACGAGCACATGCGTCGACAGCCGGTCCGGTGATCGCGACGCGCTCGAGGGCGACTTCAGTCAGGCAACAGCTGTCGCTTGTGCACCGCCCGCCGAAGACCGGCGATGTCGCCGCTTGACGGCCTGGATTTCACGCATCAGCGCGTCGAAATCCTCGAGCGCCTCCTGCTCCTCCTGCGAAAGATCCTCGGGACGCCCGAAGCGGGTCAGCAGTACCGCAAGCGCATCCTCGATCCGGCCGATCTGCCGGCCATAGCTCGCGACGTCGCGCAGGATCTCGCCTTCGACCTCCGGGTTGGACGACGGGCCGAGATCGAAGCTGAAGAGACTGAAGCTCGTGTTGCCGGGGCTGAACACCCAGGTCCAGGGGTTGATCGTCTGCGTCACATCTCCGGAAAGCGGCAACTGGAAGCGGGCCATGATCGTCCCCTCGTTGATGGAGCACCAAGAATAGCCACACGACCGCGAGGCAGCAATCGCGCCCTAAACGCGGGGCGTGGGGCGCCAACCCTGAAATGACAATCCCGGCGGATGGCTTGTCCGCCGGGACCGTCATGAAGTGGCATCATGCCAAACCGGCCACGGCGAGGCCGGCGCCAACAGAGGCGGTTCACAGAAACGGCATGCCCAGGGGGTGGACCTGACGATCACCGCCTGGACAGGAATGCCGTCTCTTCGTCAGACCCATGCGGTACGCTCGCCGAACGGCGTGGAATCATCGAAATTCGTCGTTCCGATATTGCTCTTGCTTTCGTCCGAGGACGATTGCGTGGCCTGTGCGGCCTTGGCATCCTGTCCGTTCTGCGCTTCCCCAGACTTGCTGGCCTGCTGCGCTTCAAGTGAAGCGAGCTGGGCCTTCAAGGCTGCGACTGCCTCTTCAATCTCGGCCTTTTCTTCGTCGGACTGGGCATCTTCCAGTTCCGCTTCCTTGGCCGAAATTTGAGATTCGAGCTGAGCGATCTGCGAGCTTAGCGAACTCCCAGAACTGCTCGTCGAACTCGTGCTCGAGAGAAGCGATACCGATGAACTTGAAATGGCGCTAACCATCTTTTCGTCCTCTACTTCTTCTTCACAATGCCCCGGCATAGGCCGGGGCATGGGAACTCTTCCCTGCTTGCCGGGTTGCGGAAAAGGCGATTTATAAGGGGTCAGATCTTGTCACCCGCGCACGGGGAGAATGGAGGCCGGTTGGCGCCTCACGCAAATCCGTTCGGATTTTTCCGCGAGTAAGGGCACTTTCTTTGCGCCGTCTTTCGAAAAACAGCAATTCAAGGAAACAGGATTGCATTTGTTTCTGTTTCGCAATGAATTGCGCACCGGATACGCGGCGCCACGCAGCAACGCTTGGCAATATTGAGAGATATGGAGAGACAAAATTCCTGGGCGTCGCAACCGTTGTTTACCCGAAACATCACGATTTCGCCGACATTAGTTCATCTCTCGCGCCGGCCTGACGTAACGGCACCTCGTTTCTAGGCGCCGGCAGTAGATATTCGACGATTCGCCCCTATCCGAAAATGCAAATCGCGCGCCGTGTTTGCGGCGCGCGATGAGAAATCAGGTCCGGTGGGTCTTACCAGCTGGGGATGACCGAACCCTTGAAGGTGTCGTTCACGAAGGCCTTCACAGCGTCGCTGTGGTAGGACTCGACCAGCGTCTTGACCCAGGCGGCGTCCTTGTCCTTGGCGTTGATTGCGATGACGTTGACGTAGGGCGCCTTCTCGCCTTCGCGGGCGATCGGATCCTTTGCCGGATCGAGACCTGCTTCAAGCGCATAGTTCGTGTTGATCACGGCAGCGTCGACATCGTCCAGCGAGCGCGGCAGCTGGGCGGCGTCGAGCTCAGCGAAGGTGAGGTTCTTGGGGTTCTCGGCAACATCAGCCGGACCGACCTTGAGGCCAGCGCCTTCCTTGAGCTTGATCAGGCCGGCATCTGCGAGCACCAGCAGGGCACGCCCGCCATTGGTCGGATCGTTGGGAATTGCGACCGTTGCGCCATCGGCAAGCTCCTCGAGGCTCTTGACCTTCCTGGAGTAGACGCCCATCGGGAAGTTGACCGTGTAGGCGATGTCGACGAGGTCGAAGCCGCGGTCGGCGACCTGATTGTCGAGATAGGGCTTGTGCTGGAAGGAATTGGCATTGAGTTCCCCATCCGCCAGAGCCTGGTTAGGCACGACATAGTCGGAAAACTCGAGCACTTCGATGTCGAGGCCCTTGGTTGCCGCGACTTCCTTGACCTTTTCCATGATCTGCGCGTGCGGACCGGGCGTGACGCCCATCTTGATCGTTTCGGCGTGGGCAGCGCCCGTTGCGAAGGCGAGCGCCAGCGACGCCGCGAGAATGAGTTTCTTCATTGCTTTGCTCCTTGGATGTTCAGTTCTTGCGGGTGCGCCGGTCGAACCTTCGCGCCAGCGCGTCTCCGGCGCTTTGCACAAGCTGGACCAGCACGATGAGGACGATGACGACGATCAGCATGACGTCGGGCATGAATCGCTGATAGCCGTAGCGGATGCCGAGGTC contains:
- a CDS encoding nickel/cobalt transporter; its protein translation is MLNGRLVRLAPAVAILVLAGLGYAHAQSPLGIGTAEPAFNTTGPFGSFFAWVNSEQQGFYRMLTGALKQMRDNPWAASTLVGLSFAYGVLHAAGPGHGKAVISSYMLANEVELKRGVVLSFLSSMLQGAVAILLVGAAYLVLRGTTISMTRATHALEVASYALIAAFGAWLLYRKLRGGPRKAAALSAQVSATSHEPHHHDHHHHGHANDHGHHHGPGEICATCGHAHAPDPQLLKGERFRLREAWSAIVAVGLRPCSGALIVLTFALLNGLYLGGILSVFAMSIGTAITVSILATLAVTAKNAAMRYAGDGSAALRLGSAIEIVGALLVMVLGLVLLGASLQA
- a CDS encoding GNAT family protein → MADLANWTARPAPAPVTLEGCYVRIEPYDRETHLQALWDAFGGLAINPLLLYFTQDDFKGIEDFDAWLSAVQKGGWVTEVFRDRATGTVVGMANYMRPDPANGVVEIGGIAHGPAMARSPLSTEAQYLLAKHAFEDLGYRRYEWKCNDENEPSKRTAARLGFQYEGVFRQHMLSKRKNRDTAWFSIIDGEWPVVARAFELWLDPENFDAAGSQKRRLEDIRAQLLKEKA
- a CDS encoding tellurite resistance TerB family protein: MFDAKKLLDQFLGSQVPGAGGTVRDRAGQVTQLAKDNPLASIAIAGVLLGTGAGRQVTGSALKLGSLAAIAGLGYKAYQAYKAGQAPQDAAAGTTPELLPPPTNSGFETEAVSADFALVLVRAMIAASRADGHIDAAERERIIDKLKVSGLGDDATAFLDSELANPIDMDAIVAAAKSEEQKVELYTASRLTIEPDSRAERGYLDLLAGRLGLADALVDHIEATVSAAKTPAGTAV
- a CDS encoding 2-dehydro-3-deoxy-phosphogluconate aldolase translates to MREKNEKLLSVLKLQPVVPVLIIEDAKTAVPLARALVAGGLKAIEITLRTPAALDAIRAVADEVEGAVPGAGTILNAAQFEQAVTAGSQFIVSPGSTPSLLDAAEDFEVPLLPGAATASEVMALRDEGYEVLKFFPAEQAGGASYLKSLASPLAGTLFCPTGGISLSNAKDYLSLPNIVCVGGSWVAPKELIVKGDWAGITKLAAEAFALKG
- a CDS encoding CYTH domain-containing protein; its protein translation is MAKEIERKFLVSGSRWRQTADAGVRIRQSYIITTDDRSVRVRTYGDGRAQLTIKIGQSALVRDEYEFDIDPDEARDMMRQAIGTIIEKTRYKVRHGSHVWEIDVYGGIHTGLVIAEVELASIHDDPDLPPWVGREVTGESRYSNQVMALGQSAGLTHAVHLQA
- a CDS encoding CHAD domain-containing protein, which translates into the protein MQFIFRPDKPLDKEIRRIAGGYIEKAITTLEGSPPGDEEAIHTTRKQFKRMRGLYRLVQSADKEFREKENTRIGEAMRALAAVRDATSRIECARHLAVSASTADEHMAIIRICDRLVEWRKEHAPSGEEMAALQARTIATCHEAKAALDTFSAPDSARATSRTFGRGWMRTSDRAAKAIENARNGGDAESFHALRKRAQDRWMQSGFLAEAWPSAFFASSARSKRLVQLLGVNQDIALLGNFIDTHAADLGSFGDVAHLLSVMIAESTRMRAEALPLADAIFAGRPEREGERVELLWRYACKVRR
- a CDS encoding rhodanese-related sulfurtransferase; the encoded protein is MTSELSIPRPEADGQFLVAALYHFVSVPRFADLREPLQALCEEHGVRGTLLLAHEGINGTIAGPEEGVRTVLAYLRAQPEFASLQHKESRASKMPFLRMKARLKKEIVTMGVEDIDPNRIVGTYVAPKDWNALISDPDTIVIDTRNDYETAIGVFRNAVDPKTKTFREFPEWVRQNEGLHNKPKIAMYCTGGIRCEKATAFMKQEGFDEVYHLEGGILKYLEEVPADESLWEGACFVFDERVSVTHGLKEGEHKLCRACRHPLTAEEIASPVYEAGVSCPHCHTERSDDDRLRFRQRQKQMDLARKRGQKHLGK
- a CDS encoding MetQ/NlpA family ABC transporter substrate-binding protein, coding for MKKLILAASLALAFATGAAHAETIKMGVTPGPHAQIMEKVKEVAATKGLDIEVLEFSDYVVPNQALADGELNANSFQHKPYLDNQVADRGFDLVDIAYTVNFPMGVYSRKVKSLEELADGATVAIPNDPTNGGRALLVLADAGLIKLKEGAGLKVGPADVAENPKNLTFAELDAAQLPRSLDDVDAAVINTNYALEAGLDPAKDPIAREGEKAPYVNVIAINAKDKDAAWVKTLVESYHSDAVKAFVNDTFKGSVIPSW